A region of Planococcus sp. MSAK28401 DNA encodes the following proteins:
- a CDS encoding DRTGG domain-containing protein, translated as MATKHEQILDYIETLAVGEKISVRRIAKELQVSEGTAYRAIKEAENKRLVSTIERVGTIRIERKKKENIERLTYAEIVKVVDGQVLGGRAGLHKSLNKFVIGAMQLEDMMRYTEAGNLLIVGNRYKAHEYALQAGAAVLVTGGFDASDQVKKLADELELPVISTSYDTFTVATMINRAIYDQLIKKEILLIEDILIPLENTHFLHVKDPISRYNELNNETTHGGFPVVDSSDRLVGIVTSRDVIGASDTELIDKVMTKDPITVSLQTSVAAAGHRMIWEGIDLLPITDDNHHLMGIISRQDVLKAIQTAQRQPQQGETIDDIIKSQLNQVQEDKLSLEFRVTPQMTNAYGSLSYGAYTMVLTEAAATALKTKNRKDSVLENITVYFLKPVQLDAALIIRPTILDISRKSAKVDVEVLYEQQVIGKAMLTFQLLDR; from the coding sequence ATGGCGACGAAACACGAACAGATTTTGGACTATATCGAAACTTTGGCTGTGGGGGAGAAAATCTCCGTTCGCCGGATTGCCAAAGAGCTTCAAGTATCAGAAGGCACCGCTTACCGGGCTATTAAAGAAGCGGAAAACAAGCGGCTGGTTTCGACGATCGAACGGGTCGGCACCATCCGCATCGAGCGCAAGAAGAAAGAGAATATCGAACGGCTGACGTACGCGGAAATCGTCAAAGTCGTAGACGGCCAAGTGCTCGGCGGGCGTGCCGGGCTTCATAAATCATTGAACAAATTCGTCATCGGGGCCATGCAGCTCGAAGACATGATGCGCTATACGGAAGCGGGCAACCTGCTCATTGTCGGGAACCGTTACAAAGCCCATGAATATGCTTTGCAGGCAGGGGCAGCAGTTCTTGTGACAGGGGGCTTTGACGCTTCTGACCAAGTAAAAAAGTTGGCTGATGAACTGGAATTGCCGGTCATCTCCACCAGCTACGATACGTTTACCGTGGCCACGATGATCAACCGGGCGATTTATGACCAATTGATCAAAAAAGAGATTCTGCTCATTGAAGACATCTTGATCCCGCTGGAAAACACTCATTTTCTTCACGTTAAAGATCCGATCAGCCGCTACAATGAACTGAACAATGAAACGACGCATGGCGGTTTTCCAGTCGTCGACAGCAGCGACAGGCTGGTCGGGATCGTTACTTCACGAGACGTCATCGGCGCGTCAGATACAGAATTGATTGATAAAGTGATGACCAAGGACCCGATTACTGTGTCGCTGCAGACGAGCGTTGCGGCAGCAGGGCACCGGATGATCTGGGAAGGAATCGATTTGCTGCCGATCACTGACGACAACCATCATTTGATGGGCATCATCAGCCGGCAGGATGTATTGAAAGCGATCCAAACAGCCCAGCGCCAGCCACAGCAAGGCGAGACGATCGACGACATCATCAAGAGCCAATTGAACCAAGTGCAAGAAGACAAGCTCAGCCTGGAATTTCGCGTCACGCCCCAAATGACCAACGCGTACGGCTCGCTGTCGTACGGAGCTTATACAATGGTGCTGACAGAAGCGGCGGCCACGGCACTCAAGACAAAAAATCGCAAAGACAGCGTGCTGGAAAACATCACCGTTTATTTCCTGAAACCTGTGCAGCTGGACGCGGCATTGATCATCCGGCCGACAATCCTGGACATCAGCCGCAAATCAGCGAAAGTTGATGTCGAAGTGCTGTACGAACAGCAAGTAATCGGCAAAGCGATGCTGACGTTCCAATTGCTCGACCGCTAA
- a CDS encoding YtpI family protein produces MLIFIFLIIISAVFYLYYKTKQIRTRLPVRKNWYASRAQIALGSFIAFFGINQLFIFQTVVTYIIAGIFIVLGLALIVHNFKANRHYQAFLDEETRLNP; encoded by the coding sequence ATGCTCATATTCATATTTTTGATTATTATTTCTGCTGTATTCTATCTTTACTATAAAACGAAACAGATTCGAACGCGTCTGCCTGTACGAAAAAATTGGTATGCAAGCCGCGCCCAAATTGCGCTCGGCAGTTTTATCGCCTTTTTCGGCATCAACCAGCTGTTCATTTTCCAAACCGTCGTCACCTATATCATCGCCGGCATCTTTATTGTTCTTGGCTTGGCGCTGATCGTCCATAATTTCAAGGCGAACCGCCACTACCAAGCGTTTCTTGACGAAGAAACCCGCTTGAACCCATAA
- a CDS encoding DHH family phosphoesterase yields MYSQIIDTIKQFDTIIIHRHVRPDPDAYGSQIGLKYILSHNYPNKRVLAAGEHDYTMDFLDFPDMVKDADFEGALVIVTDTANTDRIDDQRYHSGAKLVKIDHHPNDDNYGDICQVDTRASSSSEMIYELFTYGQAEENWSMPDAGARLLYAGIIGDTGRFLFPSTTQKTFDVAGELIKYDFDRNELHNGMYEMDRKLLHLQGYMYQNFQIDENGAAFVKITQDILAKFDVTPTDTSLLVGSLGNVKGIKAWVILIEEDTEIRVRLRSKGPVINTLAKEFGGGGHPMASGAVAYSWDEADRVIRRLEEICAKA; encoded by the coding sequence ATGTATAGTCAAATCATCGACACAATTAAACAATTCGATACGATCATCATCCACCGCCATGTGCGTCCGGACCCGGATGCCTATGGATCCCAGATCGGCCTGAAATACATATTGAGCCACAACTACCCGAACAAGCGCGTGCTTGCAGCTGGAGAGCATGATTACACGATGGATTTCCTTGATTTTCCGGATATGGTCAAAGATGCGGATTTCGAAGGGGCGTTGGTCATTGTTACGGACACGGCGAATACGGACCGAATCGACGACCAGCGTTATCACAGCGGGGCGAAATTGGTGAAAATCGACCATCATCCGAATGATGATAATTACGGCGATATTTGCCAAGTGGATACACGAGCGAGTTCTTCTTCCGAAATGATCTATGAATTGTTTACATATGGGCAAGCGGAAGAAAACTGGTCCATGCCGGATGCGGGTGCCAGGCTGCTCTATGCAGGAATCATCGGCGATACCGGTCGTTTCCTGTTTCCAAGTACGACGCAGAAAACCTTTGACGTGGCGGGCGAATTGATCAAATATGATTTTGACCGCAACGAACTCCATAACGGTATGTATGAGATGGATCGGAAATTGCTTCATCTCCAAGGGTATATGTACCAAAATTTCCAAATAGATGAAAATGGTGCGGCTTTTGTTAAAATTACACAAGACATTTTGGCGAAATTCGATGTCACTCCGACAGATACGTCTTTGCTGGTCGGTTCGCTTGGCAACGTCAAAGGCATCAAAGCCTGGGTTATTTTAATAGAAGAAGATACTGAAATACGTGTCCGGCTGCGTTCAAAAGGGCCAGTCATCAATACGCTCGCAAAAGAATTCGGGGGCGGTGGGCATCCGATGGCGTCCGGCGCAGTCGCTTATTCCTGGGACGAAGCTGACCGGGTCATCCGGCGCCTGGAGGAAATTTGCGCGAAGGCATAA
- the dnaE gene encoding DNA polymerase III subunit alpha — MVYPHIVTAADPLKSTIRLEELFAVLAEQGASAAALVNSKLYGVLPFWDACKKAGIHGVLGLSVPVDFDGAALPVVLYAQNNTGYHMLLKLTSALSTRDVEAIPQKWLAAYQEGLLCVIPDNTAWVLTDRSAALGMLSGLFGERLFASIERPGGSVQGTEEAFTEFCSTFGLKFMASHECRYVKQEDAFAYEVARSIGDGFKLSDPERPKPEHSAAFVPTQAQLSEWFSDHPEWLEQSRALLMNCRVTIPLNRQLLPKYPVKEGGDKNELIRSLCLKGLEERVGKLAQSYSARLDYELGVISAMGYIDYFLIVSDFMAYARKRAILTGPGRGSSAGSLVAFALRITDVDPLAHGLLFERFLNPERVTLPDIDIDFADHRRHEVVEYVAKKYGALQTAQIITFGTLSTKAVARDTARVFGFEAEELDKISKLIPSRPGITLREALRESKALEDWIIGNETRERWFKTALKLEGLPRNSSIHAAGVILSPGPLVDYVPIEKGNDDIFITQWPMQELEAIGLLKMDFLGLRNLTILENMAHMLKRDRNLVIDYRSLPLDDKETYALLAKGDTAGIFQLESPGMRRALMLIKPSAFGDIVAVNALYRPGPMEFIPLYARRKHGEEAVAYIHPVLEPILSETYGVIVYQEQIMKIAAEMAGFSLGEADLLRRAVSKKNRQILDEERQHFIGGATAKGYTANEAGDVYDLIVRFADYGFPKSHAVAYSMISYQLAYMKAHYPVQFYAALLSNTQGNNEKTAQFMREMKERGISLAAPCIANSRYGFSSEAQQVRAGLSIVKGVPGTAVKAILAARKEGPFQSLFNIAERISAVHFTRKAFEPLIKAGALDVLGKDRAVLLASLDSAIKHAELVKPNEDPGLFDDMGSSFMKPKYTKAEPMPDGLKLDFEKEALGFYLSTHPVEREKEQRNKAYTALNDLPKKKDRERVEVLGLVEDVRRIRTKKGDAMAFVTLQDETGVASVTLFPKEYAQYNEILDKDALLEILGTAETRQGKTTIICKTIV, encoded by the coding sequence ATGGTCTACCCGCATATCGTGACGGCGGCTGATCCGCTTAAAAGCACGATTCGCCTCGAAGAACTGTTTGCAGTTCTCGCCGAACAAGGCGCCAGCGCGGCAGCCTTAGTCAATTCCAAATTATACGGCGTCCTGCCATTTTGGGACGCTTGCAAAAAGGCCGGCATCCACGGGGTGCTCGGCCTTTCCGTGCCCGTCGACTTTGACGGTGCCGCGCTTCCTGTGGTGCTGTATGCGCAGAACAACACCGGCTACCATATGTTACTGAAACTGACGAGTGCATTATCGACTCGTGACGTAGAAGCCATCCCGCAAAAATGGCTGGCAGCTTATCAGGAAGGTTTATTATGTGTAATTCCCGATAATACGGCGTGGGTGCTGACAGACCGCAGCGCAGCGCTCGGTATGCTGTCGGGGTTGTTTGGCGAGCGCTTATTCGCCAGCATCGAACGGCCTGGAGGAAGTGTACAGGGGACCGAAGAAGCATTTACTGAATTCTGCTCGACGTTCGGCCTCAAATTTATGGCAAGCCATGAATGCCGATATGTGAAGCAAGAAGATGCCTTTGCGTATGAAGTGGCGAGGTCAATCGGGGACGGCTTCAAGTTAAGCGATCCTGAACGCCCGAAGCCTGAACATTCAGCGGCATTCGTGCCGACGCAAGCACAATTATCGGAATGGTTCTCAGACCATCCTGAATGGCTGGAACAAAGCCGTGCACTGCTCATGAATTGCCGAGTCACCATCCCATTGAACCGCCAATTGCTGCCGAAATATCCTGTAAAGGAAGGCGGCGACAAAAACGAGCTGATCCGTTCGCTTTGCCTGAAGGGGCTGGAAGAACGCGTCGGGAAATTAGCACAAAGCTATTCGGCCAGGCTCGATTATGAACTGGGCGTCATTTCGGCCATGGGATACATCGATTATTTCCTCATCGTTTCGGATTTCATGGCTTATGCGAGAAAAAGAGCCATCCTGACAGGACCGGGCCGCGGATCCTCTGCCGGTTCGCTCGTGGCCTTCGCGTTGCGCATTACGGATGTCGACCCACTCGCCCATGGATTGTTATTCGAGCGCTTCCTGAATCCGGAGCGCGTCACTTTGCCGGATATTGATATTGACTTCGCAGACCACCGACGCCACGAAGTTGTTGAATACGTTGCGAAAAAATACGGTGCCTTACAGACTGCACAAATCATCACATTCGGCACCCTGTCTACAAAAGCGGTCGCGAGAGACACGGCGAGGGTATTCGGTTTCGAAGCCGAAGAGCTCGACAAGATCTCCAAACTCATCCCGAGCCGGCCGGGTATCACTTTGCGCGAAGCTCTCCGCGAATCGAAAGCGCTGGAGGATTGGATCATCGGCAATGAAACCCGTGAACGCTGGTTCAAGACGGCGCTGAAGCTGGAAGGCCTGCCACGGAATTCGTCGATTCATGCAGCAGGTGTCATTTTGAGCCCGGGCCCATTGGTGGATTATGTTCCGATCGAAAAAGGCAATGATGATATTTTCATTACCCAATGGCCGATGCAGGAACTTGAAGCAATCGGCTTATTAAAAATGGACTTTCTCGGATTGCGAAATTTGACGATTCTTGAAAACATGGCACATATGCTAAAACGCGACCGGAACTTGGTGATTGATTACCGAAGTTTGCCGCTCGACGACAAAGAAACCTATGCTTTACTGGCGAAAGGCGATACAGCGGGTATTTTCCAGCTGGAGTCTCCTGGCATGCGGCGCGCGTTGATGCTCATCAAACCAAGCGCTTTCGGCGATATCGTCGCAGTCAATGCTTTGTACCGTCCAGGCCCGATGGAATTCATTCCGCTTTATGCGAGGCGTAAGCACGGCGAAGAGGCGGTAGCCTATATCCATCCGGTACTGGAGCCGATTTTATCGGAAACGTACGGCGTCATCGTCTATCAAGAGCAGATCATGAAAATCGCCGCCGAAATGGCGGGCTTCAGCTTAGGCGAGGCCGATTTATTGCGCCGCGCTGTCAGCAAAAAAAATCGCCAAATCCTTGACGAAGAACGCCAGCATTTCATCGGCGGAGCCACCGCGAAAGGCTATACTGCAAATGAAGCGGGAGACGTCTATGACTTGATCGTGCGATTTGCTGATTACGGCTTCCCGAAAAGCCATGCGGTCGCTTACAGTATGATTTCCTATCAGCTGGCCTATATGAAAGCCCATTATCCTGTGCAGTTCTATGCTGCCCTATTATCGAACACCCAAGGGAATAATGAGAAAACGGCCCAGTTTATGCGTGAAATGAAAGAGCGTGGAATTTCACTTGCCGCACCGTGCATTGCAAATAGCCGCTATGGGTTTTCGTCAGAGGCACAACAAGTACGGGCAGGCCTCAGCATCGTAAAAGGCGTTCCGGGAACGGCGGTCAAAGCCATCTTAGCAGCGAGAAAGGAAGGGCCTTTCCAAAGCCTGTTCAATATCGCTGAACGGATATCAGCAGTGCATTTCACCCGTAAGGCTTTCGAACCGCTTATCAAAGCGGGGGCACTGGACGTACTCGGAAAAGACCGTGCCGTCCTGCTCGCGTCTCTTGACAGCGCGATCAAGCATGCGGAACTGGTAAAGCCGAATGAAGACCCTGGGTTATTTGATGACATGGGATCTAGCTTCATGAAACCGAAATATACCAAAGCCGAACCGATGCCGGATGGGCTTAAGCTCGACTTTGAAAAAGAAGCGCTCGGTTTTTATTTGAGCACGCATCCCGTGGAACGGGAAAAAGAGCAGCGCAACAAAGCCTATACAGCACTCAATGACCTGCCGAAGAAAAAAGACCGTGAGCGTGTGGAAGTGCTCGGGTTGGTGGAAGACGTACGGCGCATCCGCACGAAAAAAGGCGATGCGATGGCGTTTGTCACCTTGCAGGATGAAACCGGCGTGGCGTCGGTTACGCTGTTTCCGAAAGAGTATGCGCAATACAACGAAATTCTGGATAAAGATGCCTTGCTCGAAATTCTAGGAACAGCCGAAACTCGCCAAGGCAAGACGACCATCATCTGTAAAACCATTGTGTGA
- a CDS encoding FadR/GntR family transcriptional regulator, with the protein MNQPKRYLNIVSEMRDMIREQNIRPGDRIPSERELAEKLAVGRSTIREALRSLELLGLIETRRGEGTFLTDPRKHRLVELLATFILQDNKTLEDVRETMCIHETAAIQVICASDASKLPVWESLRERLDGHEFIREDFVRELMVLSGNRLSLKIWFLLKQYGGNPYDGEVMPEERPLLKNILQAIEQQDAETAIRDFKAWSSVLIKGENAQWQ; encoded by the coding sequence ATGAATCAGCCAAAACGCTATTTAAATATTGTAAGTGAAATGCGGGACATGATTCGGGAACAGAACATTCGACCGGGCGACCGGATCCCTTCAGAACGGGAGTTGGCTGAAAAGCTGGCGGTCGGCCGTTCGACGATCCGCGAGGCGCTTCGGAGCCTGGAATTGCTGGGGCTCATCGAAACCCGTCGAGGAGAAGGGACATTTTTAACTGACCCAAGAAAACACCGGCTCGTCGAATTGCTCGCGACCTTCATATTGCAGGACAATAAAACCCTGGAAGATGTGCGGGAAACGATGTGCATACACGAAACTGCGGCCATCCAGGTTATCTGCGCAAGCGATGCATCCAAACTTCCGGTATGGGAAAGTTTACGTGAGCGGCTGGATGGGCATGAATTCATAAGGGAAGATTTTGTCCGCGAATTGATGGTGCTGTCTGGCAACCGTCTTTCGCTGAAAATTTGGTTCTTATTAAAGCAATACGGGGGCAATCCTTATGACGGCGAAGTCATGCCGGAAGAGAGACCCTTGCTGAAAAACATCCTGCAGGCGATCGAGCAGCAGGATGCTGAAACGGCCATCCGGGATTTTAAAGCCTGGAGCAGTGTCTTAATTAAAGGAGAGAATGCGCAATGGCAATGA
- the accD gene encoding acetyl-CoA carboxylase, carboxyltransferase subunit beta: MAMIRDIFKKKRDEKEATIPSKAAKDVPEGLMTKCPNCKHITLTKELENLGKVCPKCDHHFKMTARERIVHLLDDSSFDSVDDHLKSENPLNFPGYSEKVQADSEKTGLNEAVLTGTGSIKGQQVVVAVMDSHFRMGSMGSVVGEKITRAVELATKLKVPFLIFTASGGARMQEGVLSLMQMAKTSVALKRHSNEGLLFVSILTHPTTGGVSASFASVGDINLAEPKALIGFAGRRVIEQTVREKLPEDFQTAEFLLDHGQLDAVVHRSKMRETLSTIVQLHVKGAGSNA, from the coding sequence ATGGCAATGATACGCGATATATTCAAGAAAAAACGAGATGAAAAAGAAGCGACGATTCCTTCCAAAGCGGCAAAAGATGTGCCGGAGGGCTTGATGACAAAATGCCCAAACTGCAAACACATCACCTTGACGAAAGAATTGGAGAATTTGGGGAAAGTCTGCCCTAAATGCGATCATCATTTCAAAATGACGGCCCGCGAGCGAATCGTCCACCTTTTGGACGATTCGAGCTTCGATTCAGTAGACGATCATTTAAAATCTGAAAACCCGTTGAATTTCCCGGGTTACAGCGAAAAAGTCCAAGCCGATAGCGAAAAAACCGGCTTGAACGAGGCGGTGTTGACAGGGACCGGTTCGATCAAAGGCCAGCAAGTGGTCGTGGCCGTAATGGATTCGCATTTCCGCATGGGCTCGATGGGCTCAGTGGTTGGGGAGAAAATCACGCGCGCTGTCGAGTTGGCAACTAAATTGAAAGTGCCATTTTTGATCTTTACTGCAAGCGGTGGAGCGCGTATGCAGGAAGGCGTGCTGTCGCTCATGCAAATGGCGAAAACGAGTGTTGCGTTAAAACGCCACTCGAATGAAGGCTTATTGTTCGTATCCATCTTGACGCATCCAACGACTGGCGGCGTATCTGCCAGCTTTGCTTCTGTCGGCGACATCAATTTGGCGGAACCGAAAGCATTGATCGGCTTTGCAGGGCGGCGCGTCATCGAACAGACGGTGCGTGAGAAATTGCCGGAAGACTTTCAGACGGCGGAATTTTTGCTTGACCATGGCCAGCTCGATGCGGTCGTGCATCGCTCTAAAATGCGCGAGACGCTGTCGACCATTGTGCAATTGCACGTGAAAGGGGCTGGATCCAATGCCTAA
- the accA gene encoding acetyl-CoA carboxylase carboxyl transferase subunit alpha → MPKKKMKTMAFEEPLIELRKKISELKEYTQTADVDLSSEITSLEERFAKLEEEIYENMKPWDRVQVARHPERPTTLDYLPLVFKDFIELHGDRVYGDDEAIIGGIGSFEGQPVTIIGHQRGKDTKENVRRNFGMPHPEGYRKALRLMKQAEKFGRPVICLIDTKGAYPGRAAEERGQSEAIARNLVEMAGLEVPVLSIVIGEGGSGGALALGVGNQILMLENSTFSVISPEGAASILWKDAALAKTAAEAMKITAPDLLKMGIIEHMIPEVRGGAHHDTSRQAQLISGAIRYSLKELEGLSAEQLISQRYDKFRAIGVFTE, encoded by the coding sequence ATGCCTAAAAAGAAAATGAAGACGATGGCGTTTGAAGAACCTTTGATTGAATTGAGAAAAAAGATTTCAGAGTTGAAGGAATATACGCAAACGGCAGATGTCGATCTTAGTTCGGAAATCACTTCTTTAGAAGAGCGTTTTGCGAAACTCGAGGAAGAAATCTATGAGAACATGAAACCATGGGATCGCGTTCAAGTGGCGCGCCACCCGGAACGACCGACGACTTTGGATTATTTGCCGCTCGTCTTCAAGGACTTCATCGAACTGCATGGAGACCGTGTCTACGGGGATGACGAGGCAATCATTGGCGGCATCGGGAGTTTTGAAGGACAGCCAGTGACGATCATCGGCCATCAGCGCGGCAAGGACACGAAAGAAAATGTCCGCCGCAATTTCGGGATGCCGCATCCTGAAGGCTATCGGAAAGCGCTGCGCTTGATGAAGCAAGCTGAGAAATTCGGACGCCCGGTCATTTGCCTGATCGATACAAAAGGCGCCTATCCGGGAAGAGCTGCAGAAGAACGCGGGCAAAGCGAAGCAATCGCGCGCAACCTGGTCGAGATGGCCGGGCTTGAAGTGCCGGTGCTGTCCATTGTCATCGGAGAAGGCGGAAGTGGCGGAGCACTCGCGCTTGGTGTCGGCAACCAAATCTTGATGCTCGAAAACTCGACGTTCTCGGTCATTTCGCCTGAAGGAGCGGCGTCGATTCTTTGGAAAGATGCGGCGCTTGCGAAAACTGCAGCGGAAGCCATGAAAATCACGGCGCCTGATCTATTGAAGATGGGCATCATCGAGCATATGATTCCCGAAGTACGCGGCGGCGCTCATCACGACACCTCTCGCCAGGCACAATTGATCAGCGGAGCAATCCGTTATTCATTGAAGGAATTGGAAGGCTTGAGCGCAGAACAATTGATTTCACAGCGCTATGATAAATTCAGGGCGATCGGCGTTTTCACAGAATAA
- the pfkA gene encoding 6-phosphofructokinase: protein MKKIGVLTSGGDSPGMNAAVRAVVRKGIYHGIEVAGVYYGYQGLIEGNIKDLQAGDVGDIIQRGGTKLYSARCDEFRTDEGQWKAIEQMKKKGLEGLVVIGGDGSYRGAMALTKKGFPSIGVPGTIDNDIPGTDYTIGFDTALNTVIEAIDKIRDTATSHERTFIIEVMGRDAGDLALWAGLAGGAETILIPEDPYDIDDMLERLESGRKRGKKHSIIIVAEGVMSGGELAELISDKTNVETRVSVLGHIQRGGTPTGRDRVLGSLFGARAVEVLLEGKGGLAIGMKNHQVVDYDMTTAFEKEHDADMSLYKLSKELSI, encoded by the coding sequence GTGAAGAAAATTGGAGTGTTGACAAGTGGCGGCGATTCGCCGGGGATGAATGCGGCGGTTCGCGCAGTCGTCCGGAAAGGGATTTACCATGGCATCGAAGTGGCTGGCGTCTATTATGGCTACCAAGGCTTGATTGAAGGCAATATTAAAGACCTGCAAGCCGGAGATGTCGGCGATATTATCCAGCGCGGCGGCACAAAGCTCTATTCGGCCCGCTGTGACGAATTCCGGACAGATGAGGGGCAATGGAAAGCAATTGAACAGATGAAAAAAAAGGGGCTTGAAGGCTTGGTGGTCATTGGCGGGGATGGTTCATACCGCGGGGCGATGGCTTTGACGAAAAAAGGATTCCCGAGCATCGGGGTACCGGGAACGATTGATAACGATATTCCGGGGACAGATTATACAATCGGTTTTGATACGGCATTGAATACTGTCATCGAAGCGATCGATAAGATCCGCGACACGGCGACGAGCCACGAGCGGACATTCATCATCGAAGTGATGGGCAGAGACGCCGGCGATTTGGCTTTATGGGCTGGGCTTGCCGGCGGTGCCGAAACGATCCTCATCCCCGAAGACCCGTACGACATCGATGATATGCTTGAACGCCTCGAAAGCGGGCGCAAGCGCGGCAAGAAACATAGCATCATCATTGTGGCCGAGGGCGTCATGAGCGGCGGAGAACTGGCTGAGCTCATCTCGGACAAGACCAATGTTGAAACGCGTGTTTCGGTCCTTGGCCATATCCAACGCGGCGGCACGCCGACTGGACGCGATCGCGTGCTCGGCAGCCTGTTCGGCGCACGAGCAGTGGAAGTGCTGCTCGAAGGAAAAGGCGGCCTGGCGATTGGCATGAAAAATCATCAGGTGGTAGACTATGATATGACAACGGCGTTCGAAAAAGAGCACGATGCCGATATGAGTTTGTACAAGCTTTCTAAAGAATTATCAATTTAA
- the pyk gene encoding pyruvate kinase, giving the protein MRKTKIVCTIGPASESPEVLEQLMKAGMNVARLNFSHGDHEEHALRIKRIREASEKTGITVGILLDTKGPEIRTHKMENDSIELETNQEITISMTEVLGTKEMFSITYEKLIEDVHEGSMILLDDGLIELRVTSIDKERGQIHTVVENAGTLKTKKGVNVPGVSVQLPGITEKDAADLLFGIEQDVDFVAASFVRRRSDVMEIRSLLEKNGGAHIQIIPKIENQEGVDNLDEIIMVSDGLMVARGDLGVEIPAEEVPIVQKSMINKCNSAGKPVITATQMLDSMQRNPRPTRAEASDVANAIFDGTDAIMLSGETAAGLYPVESVETMHRIAETTEAALDHKQIVSNRRKEKESNMTEAIGQAVAYTALNLRVQAILAPTESGHTAKMISKYRPGSPVIAVTSTARTARKLTLIWGVQPIVGTRVESTDEMLDVAVVEALKHGLIKHGDLVIITAGVPVGEAGTTNLMKLRVIGDILAKGQGIGKSVGFGEAVVVRNAEEALAMDTEGKIIVTYGTDRDMMDAINNCAGIVTEEGGLTSHAAVVGLSLGIPVIVGVKDAVTKVESGQDITIDADAGVIYHGHASV; this is encoded by the coding sequence TTGAGAAAAACGAAAATCGTCTGCACAATCGGACCGGCAAGTGAATCACCGGAAGTACTAGAACAATTGATGAAAGCGGGCATGAACGTTGCCCGCCTGAACTTCTCGCACGGCGACCACGAAGAGCATGCCTTGCGCATCAAGCGCATCCGCGAAGCTTCAGAGAAGACAGGCATCACAGTGGGGATTCTTTTGGATACAAAAGGCCCGGAAATCAGAACCCATAAAATGGAAAATGATTCCATTGAACTTGAAACCAACCAGGAAATCACCATTTCGATGACAGAAGTACTGGGCACAAAAGAGATGTTTTCGATCACGTATGAAAAATTGATTGAAGATGTCCATGAAGGCTCGATGATTTTACTGGATGATGGCTTGATCGAATTGCGCGTTACAAGCATTGACAAAGAACGCGGCCAAATCCATACGGTCGTTGAAAATGCCGGTACATTGAAAACGAAAAAAGGCGTTAACGTTCCAGGCGTATCCGTTCAATTGCCAGGAATCACTGAAAAAGACGCGGCCGATCTTCTATTCGGTATTGAACAGGATGTCGATTTCGTTGCTGCATCCTTTGTCCGCAGACGTTCAGATGTTATGGAAATCCGCAGCTTGCTGGAGAAAAATGGCGGAGCTCATATCCAAATCATTCCGAAGATCGAAAACCAGGAAGGCGTCGACAACTTAGATGAAATCATCATGGTTTCAGACGGATTGATGGTTGCACGTGGAGATCTTGGTGTAGAAATTCCTGCAGAAGAAGTGCCGATCGTACAAAAATCGATGATAAACAAATGCAATAGTGCAGGAAAGCCGGTAATTACGGCGACTCAAATGCTGGATTCCATGCAGCGCAACCCGCGCCCGACACGCGCAGAAGCAAGCGATGTCGCGAATGCCATCTTTGACGGCACGGACGCCATCATGCTATCAGGCGAAACGGCAGCAGGGCTTTATCCGGTAGAATCAGTCGAAACGATGCACCGCATTGCAGAGACAACGGAAGCTGCACTTGACCATAAACAAATCGTTTCCAACCGCCGCAAAGAAAAAGAATCGAATATGACAGAAGCGATTGGACAGGCAGTTGCATACACCGCGCTTAACTTGCGCGTGCAGGCAATTTTAGCGCCGACCGAAAGCGGCCATACGGCTAAAATGATTTCGAAATACCGTCCAGGTTCGCCAGTCATTGCAGTGACATCAACTGCACGAACTGCACGCAAACTGACTTTGATCTGGGGCGTTCAGCCGATTGTTGGAACACGCGTTGAATCGACAGATGAAATGCTTGATGTCGCAGTGGTAGAAGCGCTTAAGCACGGCTTGATCAAGCACGGTGACCTTGTCATCATCACAGCGGGCGTTCCAGTGGGTGAAGCAGGAACAACCAACTTAATGAAACTGCGCGTCATCGGTGACATCTTGGCGAAAGGGCAAGGGATCGGCAAGAGCGTCGGCTTCGGCGAAGCAGTGGTTGTGCGCAATGCTGAAGAAGCATTGGCAATGGATACCGAAGGCAAAATCATCGTCACTTACGGTACCGACCGCGACATGATGGATGCTATCAATAACTGTGCAGGCATCGTGACAGAAGAAGGCGGTTTGACAAGCCACGCTGCGGTAGTGGGGTTAAGCCTTGGGATTCCTGTAATCGTAGGTGTTAAAGATGCAGTAACGAAAGTGGAATCCGGCCAGGATATCACGATCGATGCAGATGCAGGCGTCATTTATCACGGTCATGCAAGCGTATAG